The Deinococcus malanensis DNA segment TGACGGCCAGGCGCGGAGGAGCGGAGCTGACCACCACTGTTCACCCACCTCAGAGCCGGGGGCCTGCCCGGCTCTGGTGCTGTTGCATGGCGCAGGCGTCGACGAGACCAGCCTGCTGGCCCTGGCGCCCAGGCCAGTTCCGCGCCTGACGATGATCAGTGTGTGCTCCCCTGAAATCCGCTCCGGCTCCTACGGCTTTTTCCGCGTGCCATTCCTGCCGGAGCCCGTGATCGTGCTGCACGAGGCAGAGGCCAGCCGTCAGATCCTGATTAATTTTCTGCTGGTGCTGGTGCGGCAGCATGATCTTGACCCCGGCAGGGTGTTCGAGCTTGGCTATTCGCAGGGGGCGATCATCCGTGCGAGTGTCGCGCTGTCCAGACCCGATCTGGTGGTGGGGCTGGTGATACTCAGCAGCCGCATCCTGCCCGAAGTC contains these protein-coding regions:
- a CDS encoding alpha/beta hydrolase — protein: MLLHGAGVDETSLLALAPRPVPRLTMISVCSPEIRSGSYGFFRVPFLPEPVIVLHEAEASRQILINFLLVLVRQHDLDPGRVFELGYSQGAIIRASVALSRPDLVVGLVILSSRILPEVRPYFQPPAGGISYRSSWRTAPGISSGAFIMGAPVRPCRLNLACS